In Deinococcus maricopensis DSM 21211, the sequence GCTGATCAGCCGCCGGGACGATGAGGCCCGCGCGGACGCCTCGGAGGTGGCGGCCCGCGTGGCGCGTGGCGAGCACCTGCCGCTCGCGGGCGTTCCGGTCGTCATCAAGGACAACCTGAACCTGCAGGGCACCCACACCACCTGTGGGAGCCGCGCACTCGGAGGGTACGTGAGCCCGTATACCGCGACGGCGGTGCAGCGGTTGCGAGCGGCGGGCGCCGTGATCATTGGGAAGGCGAACATGGACGAGTTCGCGATGGGATCCAGCACGGAAAGTGGCGCGTTCGGGCGGGCCCGGAACCCCTGGGACCCGGCGCGCGTGCCGGGCGGCAGCAGCGGGGGGAGCGCCGTGGCGGTCGCGTCCGGCATGGTGCCACTCTCGCTGGGCAGCGATACGGGCGGGAGTGTGCGGCAGCCGGCGGCGTTCACGGGCGTATACGGCTTTAAGCCGACGTACGGTCGCGTAAGTCGGTATGGCCTCGTGGCGTACGCGAGCAGCCTCGATCAGGTGGGGCCGTTCGCGCGGCACGCGGAGGACCTCGCGACGGTTATGGACGTGATCGCCGGTCATGACCCCCGGGACGGTACGAGTCTGCAGGCACCACCGGCGTTCACGTCGGCGCTCGGCTTGGAGCTGCGAGGCAAGCGCTTCGCGTTCATTCGCGAGTCGCTGGAGGGGAATACAGCGGGTGTGATGGCGACCCTGGAGCGCACCCGCGCCCTGCTGGAAGGGGCGGGCGCGACGGTGGCGGAGGTGAGCCTGCCGACCCTGAAGTACGGCATCG encodes:
- the gatA gene encoding Asp-tRNA(Asn)/Glu-tRNA(Gln) amidotransferase subunit GatA — translated: MHFSATQQAREVRAGRARPEDLTEQALQEAQRLEHLGALISRRDDEARADASEVAARVARGEHLPLAGVPVVIKDNLNLQGTHTTCGSRALGGYVSPYTATAVQRLRAAGAVIIGKANMDEFAMGSSTESGAFGRARNPWDPARVPGGSSGGSAVAVASGMVPLSLGSDTGGSVRQPAAFTGVYGFKPTYGRVSRYGLVAYASSLDQVGPFARHAEDLATVMDVIAGHDPRDGTSLQAPPAFTSALGLELRGKRFAFIRESLEGNTAGVMATLERTRALLEGAGATVAEVSLPTLKYGIAAYYLIATPEASSNLARYDGMVYSHRNPDVPEMVQSMSVSRGEAFGAEVKRRILMGTYALSSGYYDAYYSKAMRVRRLIAQEFAGAFEQFDALITPTSPFPAFRRGERSQDPLAMYAADVDTVPVNLAGVPAISVPMGTEQVEGVDLPIGMQFIAAPLADEQLVGLAYALEGLTEGEYLRLPPQ